From the Candoia aspera isolate rCanAsp1 chromosome 3, rCanAsp1.hap2, whole genome shotgun sequence genome, the window tgaacaaaCTGCAAGTTACAGGAATGGTCAGGGCAAGGATATCAAGCAGCTGAACACAACATCCATGGCTCTATGTGTAGGAAGGGAGTATCCCTTTGCCCTGGAGTTTCTGCAGGCAGTAGCATCATAGGTAAACATGAGCACTTCTCTGTACTAGCTCCAAATCAACCTTTCCTAACAGGGGAGACAGACCATCTTGCAGCATTGAGACTATAAGCAGGCAAAGGGTGGACAATCCCAAAGGGAAGTGAAATTACCCAGATGCTAGGGGAGATGCAGCCACCAGACAATGAACCCTTCAATCTAGTACAGTGTTCTCATCGAGCTAGCAGCTCTCAGGTATACCTAGTACTCACACTCCACTTCCAATTGAACAGTAGAGCCCTCTTTGTACACTGCGTGCAGGGAACAACCAAGGAAGGTGTTCAGTTGTTAATTCGATTTACAgcatatcctgcctttattttgctcAAATCActgttattttccccacaacaactctgtgataTAGATTGAACTgaaaaagagggactggcccaaagttacccagtcaGCTTTCCTGCCTAATGGAGGACtagcatgtgtgtgtctgtgtataatttttttaaaaaatttaattaaaCCTACAGCACTATTGTTGTCATggttcattttatatttaattaaaaattacacacacacacacaaacatataataACGGCAAGTACAGGAATTGTCAGGTCAAGGATATCTGACAGCTGAACACAACTTCAGTGGCACTAGAGGTGGAGGTCACATGAGGAAAAGATACACATGGCTTTGGTGGGAGAATGTTAGGATCCAGACGACGGGCCACTGTAGACACTTCTCTAACAAAGAAGTGATGGATGGGCCACACACGGCATGGGAACTGAGGTGTACCTTGAGCATTGTGAGGGTGGCTTGTAGGGCAGGATAAGCTCACCTCCATTAATGTTCAGATTTCCCATTAACCGAAGGGCATTAGGttacccattctctctctctccacagttAGTCATCTTTTCATAATACTCAATGCTGCTGCTTTATGTAATCCGTActattgaaaataaattatgttaaCTGCATCATGTCCTTAATGGGGTCACTGCCTGATTGAATCCTGGATCATGACTACTGGTAGTACAGTTGGGCTTTGAATTCCTATTCCGTTTATATAGGGATCAGGGATCATGCACTATATTGTCTAAATTTCCTTTAATTAATATTTGTTTTGTATGGTTGTGGGTACATAAAAATGCTGAACATGCTGCCTAGCTGAATTAACAATACAGAATCCAATGAAATAGGGAACATGCTCTAGTATTTTTGTGCATTCACATCTGTGAGCTTAGTGTGGATATCTGTGGACCCAAGTCTATTGATTCTCTCTATGCATGGTTAGGATGTGAATTTTGTCGGCATAATTTTTAATAGATGGGCAGTTGTAGTGCTTTCAGGAAAACTGTTACATGTTGTTTTCAGTGatttttgttgcatttatttaaaaggtcgtccttgcttaacgaccatttgttcagtgatggtttgAAGTTATtgcggtgctgaacaaatggtagttactcCCGGTCCCCGAAGTTACAGCTGCTGCAGCgcctctgcagtcacatgatcaaaatttgggcacctGCCACCTGCCCACACTTACGACTGCAGGGATGCTTCTACTCCCCACACCTATCTCCCCCGCCCCCATCCTTGCCCTTTAGGCcacctgcactctgccacctctGCCGGCCCTGCATTCTGCTGTCCCTGACACCCTGGGCACTGCTGCCCTGCAGCCCTGCAAGACAGATGCTGGCAGCGCCAGGTCTTCTTCCCATGTGCAGCCTTGTTCAAATCATGTGCAGCTTTCTTGTGAGACTCTGGAATGCTTCAAAGCCTCATGAGAAGGCCACACACAATTTGGGcaaggccaggccaggcatgcctcatcagcagtgggagaaagaagacagtgaaggtcagctgggggtggcaggccGAGCAGAGCATAGGGCTGGCAGAGGTGGCAgaatgcagggtggccaaaagggtagagatgtgggggagataggcaggtggggaagTTGAAGAGGATGCAAAGGAGGCAATCCCTTACCTTGCCAAGGTTTGGGACTGGGAGACACCAaaccaggaatggcttggatcagagaaggtcctcgcctaacaaccagtgggattcagttaacaacggcaacgggggggattgccatcactaagcaatgcggtcacctGATATCACACtctacgaccacatcacttagtgatggaaattctggttccaattaccatcataactcaaggactacttgtagctcCCTTCCTAAGCTGTATGCATCACTGAAGGAGCTGTGTATCCCACCTCTAGTGTAATTAGAAAACAAGACACCTTCAGACATTGCAGCCTTCTAGCAAGGCTTTGAAGCATTCCAAAGCCTCATGAGAAAGTCGCATGCGGTTTGTGGTTTGAAGAACACTCACATAATCAAAACAACCTACCTCTGACAATGCTTAACTTGTGAGGTGACAGAGGTGGCTTAGGAacagcatctttcttttttttagtggCAACACCTGTGACACTTCTGTTTTTGAGAACATCAGTTCCCCAAATCATAACTGCTAAGTTTTTTGTATACTTTGAATCTCCTTGCGTTACTTGCAGCTGGTGCCATTTCTCCTCATCTACCCAGATGCCACTTCCAAGGTGAACCTGGAGTAGAAAGTGAAATGACAGATGGTGGTTACCTGGATAATTTGTTTCATGCTTCATAAGTAACAGACACAATGTTTAAAACTAAACATACTTATCTATAGTATCCAATGACTGAAAgtatttaatattaaaaacaatttcattttctaAACTTCACGGAAAAACATGAATGACATGAAATGATACAATCTTTCTGAGACTATTCTCAAACACAGGTCTGAGATACTTCTCTACATGTCCTGCTTAGAGAAGGATGTGGAAGTTTCTTCAGAACTATAGCATGTAATCAAAACCATAACCTCGTATGTGTTTTTTGGTGAAGAAATGCAAAAACCTCAGGAAAGTCCCTAGAGCATTAGCTTAAGACATTTCTCCAGGtactcctcgacttatgaccattcatttagtgaccatttgaagttatgatagtgctgaacaaagtgacttgcgactggtcctcacacttatggtgAAAGTGGGTATGGTCATATGAAACCTTGCTTAATAACCGCACCACTTAATGAAGAATTTTCCGgaccctattgtggtcgtaagtcgaggactacctgtagcatggACTTATAAAAGTTCTTTCGAGTTTATATGCTTCTCATGAGATTCATCACATTACTTGATGAATATAGAGAGGAAGGCAGGCAACAATCAGCAATGAAGCTTTCCCAGTTAATATTCCTGCCTTTTCCTTATCCCATCCCCACCAATTACCCTCAAATGCACAAGTGGGAAGGATTcctgaaaggagaggaaagaaggctGATCACAACCACCTCAAATGCCTGCTCAGATGGAATTCTGTTCCTCCTTAGAGGAATCTTAGAAAtgactttctttttaaatagtatttatttatattatttatattgctgGTAAGTATTTCTGTAAGGATAGTTATCcttaaaggcagaatataaacatTTGCAATGAatataatggtaataataataccTTCCCATTCTCAAGAATGTATTTGTCCATTACAGGAATAGCAGCTGGGTAGTACGTTGAAGTGTTTGCTTCCTCACTGAAAGCTGTCTGTACATCAGGCTCAGGTTCAATGGATTCTGGTGTAACCTTTTCAAGCTCTAGGGCAGGACCtgtaatatttaaaaaagaagagcaaaTACACCAAGCTTTAATTTACTGTAGGATGCATTAATTCTATAGTCCATTTCACATACAGAACTTAAAATTGATTCTGATCTAACTTAAAATCCAAAGTCAGTAAAATACCACTTCTTTTTTCACAAATAAAGGATCATATTTTAGTAAAATTTTCAAAAAGATGGAACGTAAATATGAACAAGTGTTAAGGAATTGTGTATGAAAAGGAATGTGAGATTCAAAGCAAGTTCTTAAACAGAAATTGAGTTACACAGTTGTAGCTGTTTTAGATGTATTTTTTCGTGCTTACTGAATAGATGTATTATGACATATTACATATTACTACACAGATATTACATCTGTAATCAACGTTTtagttaattgttttaaaatgaaaacgaCAGAATCAACAATTGGAAATAATTGTCAAGGTCCAAAGACAAGATCAGCTATTTTCATGTGGTCAAGGAAGGTTAGGACCTGGTTACCTAATAAGTAAAGGTATACAAATATTCAAACTGAAGATTCAATTCATTGGCAATTGAATCTCCAAACTGAATCAAATTTTTGAATTGAATTGTTGACTTAGTTGTGGATACCTCCAATTTATTTAGATGTTTTGATGAGCTTTTTTGCATGTGCAAAACCCTTTTCTCTAAACTGATGATTTGACTGGCATAGGCCTACCCAAGAGTAACTTGCTTCCTATTCACTCAGAGTTCACACTGGTATTATTAACTTTTCCTGTTTGGGATAGCAGTCAATTCCATAATTGTAAAACCTGAAAAGAGACTGTCCATCCCAAAGATAGATAGGATGTATTGATGCATGAATGTTACCTTCAACTACATATACATCTTGTcacaatgaaaaataatgcaggcaaaaagacaaataaaattgATGTAATTGTAAAATGAAAAGATTATCTCAGCTGCAACTTTAATGATAGCTTCTACTGCTTGTTGATATTTTAGTTATTTGTACATATGGAATTACAAATCTTTTTAAAACACTATGGTTAATAAATGCTACTATAATAATtcagagaaccactgcaaaaacaTGAGGTCCTAATAGTTAGAAGTGTCTGACCGAAGATGttataatacattttattctAAAGCTCAAGATATTTCACATTTCAATAATCAAAGCCTTTTCTAGGCAGCTGAACTTCACAGTTATTTCAGAAGCTACTAAGAGTTGCATTTACAGCACAGCGTGTTCAAATTAGACATGCAATTCCTTTTACTGTCTTTTTGTTAATTAGGGCTGCTTGCCTAATTTGCCATGCTTCATGCTTACTTTTAAAAGTTTCTTGCTCTGTAGTTTTTGCACTTTgataagcaaaaagaaaatgtgcaGTTATGGAAGTTTTCTGAAAGTCAACACAAATGTGTTCTCTTAACACAGCAAATGCAGATGAGGGAAAACCCCTGTTTCAGTGAAAAGTTTAATTATTTTCAGTAGTGAAACTCCTGGACTAGAATTAGacaagaaatataaaatttcCCTTATAGTTCTGCACTTCCAGATTTCTTTCATGTCAAAAGAACCAAAGAACCCTGCTAATTTAATAAGATGAAAAACCTATTTAATCCAGCATCCTTTGCTCCATAGCAACTGAATAGATGCCTACAGAAAGACcccctttttcttccccttttctagTATGTGTTTCTGAAGCAGACTGGCTTGATGTTACTTTCCAGCTGGATTACACTCTGCTCTGAAGAATGAATAGGAAGCACCCTGCTCCTTGTGGTAGTTCTGTGTAGCTTCGAACCATGAATCAACGTTTCCCTTTCTTAAAGAAAAGGAAGCCCACATGGAAGGCATTAGTGAAGAAATATTCTTCTGCTTATGATTCCAGAGCTGGTATTGTGAATTATATTGCCTCCAGTATTTTAGGTACAGGCAGTTATCAGGActcataaacattattttttttgccTTCCTTAAGAAGAGCCTTTGCCATTTTAAAACCCTCAGACTGGAATTTCAGTATATACAGTAAGATAACTTTCAAATGCTGTATTTAAGTCAACAATAAGCTAAACTGTAGAGGATCAAGATGGTGAATTTCAATAGGCACTACATTCTATTGATTTCAATGTAATTTAGGAATATTTATCTTTAAGCACAATTCAGAGGAAAGGCATATGAACATACAGTACTTAATATATAGACTTATCCTATGCATAGCCTCCTTCACATCACCCTGAAACCCAGAACAATGCTTTACATAAATTTGGAGGTTTAACTGGATATCtgctaataaataaatgctgagaACAGAAAGTAGCCTATGTACACTGGAATCAGCAGCTGTTACAGAGGTAGGAACTCTTAACTTTTTAATCCACTGGAATTTGCAACATGGCTCCAAAAACTAGAACACAAGTATTGTAACTTGCACAACAATGCTATTTCTCTCAGGTTAATCAGTTCTGAGAGTTTCATTCATGGTACTCAATTAAtatcccaactcacctcacagggtggttgttgtggggaaaataggaggagggaggagtattaggtatgtttgccgccttgaggtatttacaaaaataataaaggtgggataggaaataagtaagtaaaataaataaaaataaaatattccctgTATTATTGTATCTGTGATTATAGATTATATAATTTTGCATCACACGTATGATTAAACCCTTGGAAAAAAGGAGATCCCAAAGGTGGAACTTTCCAGTGGGCCTAGCACAGTTAAATCAAAAGGATTAAGTAGGATATCGAGAGGATGTTCGAACAACTGGAAACAATTAAAGCAACTATCAATATATAACTAAAAAGACAAAGACTGCACCAGGTAAAACTGACCATTTATGTTCCAAATAAATGGAAAAGGTAGGAAATAGTTTAAGATATTAAATGtcagaagaataaataaaaatccaaggCATATTTTGGGGGGTCTGATGCTAGACAAATCTTTGAGTGTTCCTTAATCACAAATGGTAATCACTGAATCAGCAGTAACATGGTTCCCTTTTTAATGGAAAAACATTTTCTGATTTACTTATTAAACTGCCTCATTTACCTAAGAGTTAgagtcaggagaaaaaaaaaacatgtatacATTGTGTACTAAAATGCAGTCATATATAAAGTGAAAATGTATCCCACCCCACTTGATTCATACTATCCTACAGAGATAGTATGAATCAAATGCCATCTTTGACACTGAAACATTCTTCTCAACAATGCCCAAAACAATTTAGGTTAATATTTTAGCCTAGGTTAATAGTTTAGTGTGAATGTTAATTTATGTAACAGtaattatattattttgaattatttgaagtatatttgagggactgtcacatctacccatctcaccagatctggcaggagaggtatGTTACGGATCCCGTCTACTAAGGAATTCATCTGATGAGACCCAGGAAGAGattcttttctgccatggtgcctgccctttggaagatAATTCCCCTGAAATTTAGATTGGTACCTACCCTTCGGGCCTTTAGGAAGGGCCTTATGACTTGGCTTTGCTATCTTGGATGGGGATCTGGTAGTGGTGGTGTagattttggttattttttgtATAGTTTTTTGTGTTTTAACTCTGTGAGCCACCTgttcatgtatgtgagatgggcagctaggTATAttgaaccaataaataaatatctctgtgTGCGCACTTGTGTAAATGTGTAGGTGGGTGCATACAGAGATATATGCATCCATACACATAGTATACATATATGCATCTATATGTACATATgggaaatatttatgtatttttcaaatttctatcaccacccatctctcccgaaaaggggactctgggcagtttacaataaaatcacaattaaaacatataaattacaatataaatagatctataaaatataaaatagatataaaatataaaatccaagcagcacagatcttgtttgttggggagaaatctatgatactagccacccccaagatgaactggtgcccctcccaccccaagcaaggcagcagaaccaggtttttaggttcttccggaagtccaggagcgaacgGGCCTGTCTCACtgccgggggcagaatattccatacCCATAATATGAAAAGTATAATATGAAACCACAAGAGGGAGCAGTAGCAAGATGATATTCCTATTTTGCAGCAGTCTATTTCGCATTGGGGCAGAACAGCAGAAACTGCTTTTGTGACAATCCCTACTTGGGGTGAATCACTGGCTACTGTACTGTATTTCTGTAATAATATCTGACACAATGGAATTAGCTATGGAACATAATAAGAGTATGATGCAGTCTTTCTACCTAATTCTAATACAACTTTTCTACCTGTTGTGCTTTACACTGCTGTAGCTAGTGCAACACTGTACAGCTGGTAGCtttataaatttcttaaataaataacctATAGCAAGAAAGTGATGAACACTGTCCTGATACTTTCCTCCCATCCTCAGTCCAGTTAATGTGAAATGTGGAAACAACTTGAAAATTCTTTACAGTTCAGTATCAATGTAGCATAACCTTCTTCCTCCACCCCTGCCTTTCCAGTAGTGGCACAACTATGCTATTCAGGGGCTTTTCTTGAGTTCAGCTATAGAAGCACCAACTGTTTTTACTAGCCCAACAGAATTTTCAGTGCTACTGTAAGAGCTGAAATATGAAAAATGGCTTCCAGACTAGACTGCAATCCCAATGGAAATGTTTTCTATGCATCCACCCCTTTGAATGATCTATATTGCACACGCATGGGACCAAAGAGACTGAGTAAAGGAGATTGCAATGCCTATGCAAACTTACAATCTAAGCTTCCTATCTCACACTACACACACACTGGTAATCTGTACATAccatatatatttgcatataagCCCATATActgataagccaacccttgaaattttcatatttttaattttcacaattggcttagcTGTGGGTGgccatttttcatggcatttggGATAAAAATTTGAggttaaaaaaatgtatctgtgagtatatacaggatatatggcacttttaaaaagctgaaggaAAAACCTACCACATATACTCATGTATAAGctcatctgcagataagccaaagCCAATTTTTTGGCTGTATTTGGGCATCTAAAATTCTCAACTTATCCACAAGCATATGGTACTTTCTAAAAATGTGTAGCTAGTTTTACCTTAGGAACACTTAACATTAAATGGCCCaaattatcaatcaatcaatcaatcaatcaatcaactttaTTCGGTCACAGACCAGCAAAGCCCAAGTTAAGTATATTCACTTCTCAATGGTATGATTTTGAAAGAGATAGGGAGAGTAGTAAAAACACAATTCTATTGACTATTCAATACTACAATAAACCAGAATGAAGAGATTTAGCAACAAAACAATTTAGGTTTCAAGATTCCTTTTGCTAAAGGATGTGAAATCACTCTTACTGTTCAGTTTGAAATGACTGCATATACAACAACATACTTGAGATTTAGCAAACTGCAAGTATCTGATTTgataccatttaaaaaataattttaatagtgCCTCTTATATCtaacaaagaagcaaaagaaaattaaCCTTTTCATTTTACTATAACTAGACTTGCCTGATGATCAGCATTAGAAGTTTTAAGttatagaaaaaatattatttcacacAATACTAGAGAATCTCTATATTTCAAAGGGAcaaattaaagtttaaaaaagaatgaagtaggAGATTATCCATCTAATTATCCATCTATTATGCAACATGCCATCATGTTTGGAAAGCAGACATGTAATTTGTATAATATtcctctgtggggaaaaaaatcaggtgcTAAGAAAAAGATTTGTCTCAgtattcaaaaaggaaaaaataacccCAAAGTCACACAGGTAAGATCTGAATCATCAATAACTGATAGAAAAAGATGGTATATGAATATACATGTGCAATCTTCACAAATTGCATGTGGAAGTGCAAGGTTTAAAGCTCTATTAGAAGGCAGTATGAAATGAATGGCCCCATCCCAGGTTCCATTGGATtggcttagaaaaaaaaatcaatcaattagtTTAGAAATGTTGTTTCTCAATCCAACTTTAGAAATAAGTAGTTCTTTGCTCAACTGGCCCAACAGCAGCGGCAATCTGGCTTCCAGGTGCTAGTTCATTCAGCTTCCCCTTTTCCCCAGATGCTTACTCTCGAATTATATCATTTAGATATTCACCTATTTTCACCTCCCACTGGACTTTTTAAGCTAAGGAACAAAGAGGATTTATGCTATTATCTGCTTCTGAACCTCGTAACAGGGGAAGGAAAGAACATAGTACTTGTGGGGAAGGCAGAGAGATACACCAAAGTTCCTAGCATCATCTAGGAAAAGTCCTGGTCTGATCATTAAGAGCCATTACTATTCAATGTTGACAGCTTTGGGCTCAACAGACCAGTGGCATGTCTCAATTGAAATCACTTTCCTTTGTTCCTGCATTCCACAAAAAAGGGAGTTCTTCTTTGTGTGCTGTGTCCTCCCCTCTGGTTGGATCAAGgttccctcctctttcttttttattccacTTCTTGCCTTTGAAAGATTTATCACCCAGGAAGACAAATAAGTCAGTAGCAAAtgggaacaaaaagaaatacattattttcttccatttccacttCCATAccattttgcagcctagataaaGTAAAGAAGAAGGGGTAAataaaaatctgcttccttggcctgtttttcttttttctcccttacctTTAAGAACCATTTTCTAATTCAGAAAAGTAAAGAAATGGGAGGAAGGTAAGGATAAGTAAGAGGAAATAGTCTTCATGCAAAGTGACTGTCCATACTATAGAAACAACAGATTAAATTTGCCAGTAGGATATTGTGATAGAACTTGTCTTTTCTACTTTCTACTTCTATTCAAAGGCACTCGCTGTTAAGATTAATAGCATATGAGTACAACTTAAAAAGCTCAAAACTGTTACATTATTCACACATAATGAATAAAACACTTAATctaaatgtttttgaaaaaataaatgactttaccttccttgTTAGTCAAGTTATATTAGTAACGTATTATGCTAGTCACAGATTATCCTTAActctaaatatatattaaaaataatcaaataactGTTATATTTATTATGAAATATGAAGATTCACAGTTATAACTGTACTATAAAGAATAATTAAATCTATAAAAACATTCAAACTATGTTTTTCACAGTTGTAGTAACCTCTGAACATACAGTGCATGCCCTTGGCAAAATTAAGTACAGCATGCAGGTTTCcgttattcctttttaaaagatgcaaatgTAAAACGAGTATTAAAATTTACAAAATGGGAAATAGTAGCTTAAACAGTACACATAGGATGCAATCCACTGCAAACAGATACCTATTCGTGCAACAAGATTTTTCCCTCTCTGCTCTCCTTCATCTTTACAATCCTTAGAGCAGCTTTTAAGGGTTTATAATGAAGAGGGGgaatttttcctacccaaattcTGTAAGTAGAAACTCACTGCGGTCATAAAAATACTTTCTGGATGCTACCAACAGCTTGATTTCTTTGTGAATATTTCAATCACCTTGAGCTAAAACAACTTTTGAACAGGTCCCACATAAACAAGCACTTACCACTGCCTAGTCTGAGAAGCAGGACATCCTGCAGCCGTCTGTTCAGATCTCTTAGCTCCTTCATTTCTAACACTAATGTCCCATACTCCTTTAACTTTTTTGCTTGTTGAACAAGCTGCCTTCTTGTTCTTTCAAGTTCTTGTTGAATGTGCCTCATTTCTTCTTGCTGTTGCTGATAGCTTCTCAGCAACTCTTCATAAAGAACTCGAGGAACTACAGCATCGTCCATATTGTTCATTCTGTCTGAAGTTTCCATAAATGTTGCCTCAGGACTGGAATTACTACTAAGActcattccattttgtttttcaaggCGCGCAACAACTGCTTCAATGCTTTTGTGCGTACCTTCGTTCTGTTTCTTTCCATCTTGTCTCTGTATGTTACAACAAAACACAGTATTAATACACTGTGTCATACAGCAATCTACAGATTTCTACAGTTAATGAAATTAGGAGGGCACTACAATCCTCAAGGGAAGAACATATAATTAATATCGGaccaacaagttttaaaaaacaacaataaccagAAAAAGTAACTTTCATTACAAATAACCATCTAAgtgtttaaaaatatgtttatatgcTCATACAGATGCAGAGTTAAATGCATCTGACAGGAAATCAGCAATATTTTTCTGTACCAAAAGTGGGAATGCACTGATATATTTACCACTCCCaagtactatttttaaaatttgttttacccAAAGCCACTCTTCTTTTGGATTTTGAGAAAGCAGGAATGGCTCAGACAGCACACTGAGCTTCAAAGAGGCTCAGAAGTATTCATGACTATAACCACGGGTTATGACTTGGAAGGACGTAACGCTTATACAAACTATGGCTCAGCACTGTGAGTCTCTCTCAGTGCAGTTAAGATGAATTCCCAACCCAGTCAAATGTGGGGCAGGACTGGCAGGAAGAAAgtcaataaaaatttaaaatttaaaattaaattaaaattaaaggacATACATCATTGTGCAGTTAACTAGTATGCACATAGGCAGCTTTCAGGtttaagagaaaagggaagagccTGTTTACATGAACTCTGAGcactcttgacttttttttttaatttgtaccaTTTGTGTAGAGTACATTCAACATTAatcattaaaaatgtttaaggTTAAATACTGTGTTGTATCACCTCGTCATCTGGAAACTCTAGATTTAGGTGACAAATAATTCCAAAACGTGTTAATAATATCCCAGAGAAGACACTGATGGAATGCATTTAAAAACACGTACCTAAAAGCAATGTTTATACCTTGCTATGTAAAGATAATTTTTACAATGATTTCCTAATTAATAGGGCATCAAGgcttaaaataattaagaattcCACAATGTAAGGAAATTATTAGTAGAAGAAACATGGTATCTATTACTGTGCAATAATCAGCCAAACCTCTAGAAAGATATTTCCAAGTCAAATTTACCTACTCCCCTTTGCCTATCAGTACTAGTACTCGAGGCTCCTTGCAAATATAGATTGCCCCAGTTAAACATTATACAAAATAGATAGGAAATTAAATGGATATATACTTACAATacttagttttaaaataataactacaTGCTTTATTTGAAAACACGGTTAT encodes:
- the LOC134493401 gene encoding BEN domain-containing protein 5-like isoform X3 — protein: MGMKIWNLDTRQDGKKQNEGTHKSIEAVVARLEKQNGMSLSSNSSPEATFMETSDRMNNMDDAVVPRVLYEELLRSYQQQQEEMRHIQQELERTRRQLVQQAKKLKEYGTLVLEMKELRDLNRRLQDVLLLRLGSGPALELEKVTPESIEPEPDVQTAFSEEANTSTYYPAAIPVMDKYILENGKVHLGSGIWVDEEKWHQLQVTQGDSKYTKNLAVMIWGTDVLKNRSVTGVATKKKKDAVPKPPLSPHKLSIVRECLYDRIAQETLDETEIAQRLSKVNKYICEKIMDINKSCKNEERREAKYNLQ
- the LOC134493401 gene encoding BEN domain-containing protein 5-like isoform X5, giving the protein MRCPCRACRTSAPNPGSTSTTRRFTPSTAARPTTPKTATRAPASGESGRRCTRPRSWRWQRQDGKKQNEGTHKSIEAVVARLEKQNGMSLSSNSSPEATFMETSDRMNNMDDAVVPRVLYEELLRSYQQQQEEMRHIQQELERTRRQLVQQAKKLKEYGTLVLEMKELRDLNRRLQDVLLLRLGSGPALELEKVTPESIEPEPDVQTAFSEEANTSTYYPAAIPVMDKYILENGKVHLGSGIWVDEEKWHQLQVTQGDSKYTKNLAVMIWGTDVLKNRSVTGVATKKKKDAVPKPPLSPHKLSIVRECLYDRIAQETLDETEIAQRLSKVNKYICEKIMDINKSCKNEERREAKYNLQ
- the LOC134493401 gene encoding BEN domain-containing protein 5-like isoform X2, coding for MQKKIKIPKLSLNHLEETGEITDYGDEDMELRHCKRQDGKKQNEGTHKSIEAVVARLEKQNGMSLSSNSSPEATFMETSDRMNNMDDAVVPRVLYEELLRSYQQQQEEMRHIQQELERTRRQLVQQAKKLKEYGTLVLEMKELRDLNRRLQDVLLLRLGSGPALELEKVTPESIEPEPDVQTAFSEEANTSTYYPAAIPVMDKYILENGKVHLGSGIWVDEEKWHQLQVTQGDSKYTKNLAVMIWGTDVLKNRSVTGVATKKKKDAVPKPPLSPHKLSIVRECLYDRIAQETLDETEIAQRLSKVNKYICEKIMDINKSCKNEERREAKYNLQ
- the LOC134493401 gene encoding BEN domain-containing protein 5-like isoform X1; this translates as MMYAFVRFLEDNVCYALPVSCVQDFSPKSRLDFDNQKVYTVYRSPAHDPEDGDESPGEWGERPPLHKAQILALAEDKTDLENSVMQKKIKIPKLSLNHLEETGEITDYGDEDMELRHCKRQDGKKQNEGTHKSIEAVVARLEKQNGMSLSSNSSPEATFMETSDRMNNMDDAVVPRVLYEELLRSYQQQQEEMRHIQQELERTRRQLVQQAKKLKEYGTLVLEMKELRDLNRRLQDVLLLRLGSGPALELEKVTPESIEPEPDVQTAFSEEANTSTYYPAAIPVMDKYILENGKVHLGSGIWVDEEKWHQLQVTQGDSKYTKNLAVMIWGTDVLKNRSVTGVATKKKKDAVPKPPLSPHKLSIVRECLYDRIAQETLDETEIAQRLSKVNKYICEKIMDINKSCKNEERREAKYNLQ
- the LOC134493401 gene encoding BEN domain-containing protein 5-like isoform X4, producing the protein MSLSSNSSPEATFMETSDRMNNMDDAVVPRVLYEELLRSYQQQQEEMRHIQQELERTRRQLVQQAKKLKEYGTLVLEMKELRDLNRRLQDVLLLRLGSGPALELEKVTPESIEPEPDVQTAFSEEANTSTYYPAAIPVMDKYILENGKVHLGSGIWVDEEKWHQLQVTQGDSKYTKNLAVMIWGTDVLKNRSVTGVATKKKKDAVPKPPLSPHKLSIVRECLYDRIAQETLDETEIAQRLSKVNKYICEKIMDINKSCKNEERREAKYNLQ